The Lynx canadensis isolate LIC74 chromosome D1, mLynCan4.pri.v2, whole genome shotgun sequence genome has a segment encoding these proteins:
- the LOC115524573 gene encoding testis-expressed protein 12 isoform X5 — MMASQVVKPDTRNCKRPRELEPQMPDSPHLSSLGKSDSSLSESSGLFYKDESLEKDLNDMSKEINLMLSAYAKILSERAAVDASYIDEIDGLFKEANTIENFLIQKRELLRQRFTVIANTLHR; from the exons ATGATGGCGAGTCAAGTTGTAAAACCTGATACTAGAAATTGCAAGAGACCAAGAGAGCTGGAG CCTCAAATGCCAGATAGTCCACATCTGTCCTCTCTTGGAAAATCAGATTCCTCTTTGTCTGAAAGCTCTGGACTATTTTATAAAGATGAATCCCTGGAGAAAGATTTGAATG ACATGAGCAAAGAAATTAATCTAATGTTGTCTGCATATGCAAAGATCTTAAG tGAGAGAGCAGCAGTAGATGCATCTTATATTGACGAGATAGATGGACTCTTCAAAGAAGCCAATACTATTGAAAACTTTCTAATACAAAAAAGAGAGCTCCTGAGACAGAGATTTACAGTGATTGCAAACACACTGCACAGATAA